The DNA region CGCGCTCGATACTTCATCGCCGGGTGACGGCCCGTGATCGGCGACCGGCGCCGTCCGGGGCCGCGCGCGCAGCGGTGCCCCAACGGGGGTCATGCGGCGCGGCTGCCCCATCCGTGCGGGTCGCTCCCGCGCGGCCCGGCCCTTCGGCGCGGCGGCGAGCGCGCAGAAAAAAGCCGCTCCGGATGGAGCGGCTCGAGGAGTCATCAGGGAGGCATCAAAACAGAGCGGACGAATATGTCCAACTCGATATCCAGATCACTGGATGTCTGTTTATGCCTCGAAAACCTTAATGGGGAGTTAAGGCGCGTTTTCGCGCATCGATCTCAGGCCGCGAGACTGTCGAACAGCCCGCGCCCGTCGGTCCCGCCGACCAGGTCCTCGACGAAGTTCTCCGGGTGCGGCATCATCCCGAGGACGTTCCCGGTCTCCGACAGGACGCCCGCGATGGCGTTGAGGGAGCCGTTGCGGTTCGCCTCGACGGTGATCGCGCCGGTCGCGTCGCAGTAGCGGAAGGCGACCCGGCCCTCGCCCTCGATCCGCGCCAGGGTCTCGGGATCGGCGAAGTAGTTGCCTTCCCCGTGGGCGACGCAGACGTCGATCACCTGGCCCCGGGTGTAGGCGCTGGTGAAGCGGGTGTCGGTGCGCTCCACCCGGAGCGTCTGCCGGTGGCAGATGAAGCGCCGGTCGACGTTGCGCATCAGCACGCCGGGCAGCAGGCCCGATTCGCACAGGATCTGGAAGCCGTTGCAGATGCCGAGCACGAGCCCGCCGCGGGCCGCGTGGGCCCGGACCGCGTCCATGGCGGCGGCCCGGCCGGCGATGGCGCCGCAGCGCAGGTAGTCGCCGTACGAGAAGCCGCCGGGCAGGACCGCGAGGTCGGTGCCGGCGGGGAGCTCGTGGTCCGCGTGCCAGACGAGGCTCACCTGCGCGCCGGAGCGCCGCAGGGCCCGGACGACGTCCGACTCGCGGTTGGAACCCGGGAAGACGACGACCGCGGCGTGCATCAGAGGATCTCGATCGCGTAGTTCTCGACGACGGTGTTGGCCAGGAGCTTCTCGCAGGCCGCCCGCAGGGTCGCCTCGGCAGCGGTGCTGTCGACCGCCGACACCTCGATGTCGAAGACCTTGCCCTGCCGGACGCCGTCGACGCCCTCGATGCTGAGGGATCGGAGGGCGGCCTCGATCGCCTTGCCCTGCGGGTCCAGCACACCGGTCTTCAGGGTGACGATGATACGGGCTTTCATGGATCTTCGGGTCTCACGCGTGTCCGGGACGGGGGTGTGACCTGCGACAACATCACACAGACCGTCGCCGGTCGCTTCTAGCAGGAAGGCCGGCGCACTGTCGAACACGCCGCACGCATAGGGATCATTCCGCCGTTGGATACAACTTGAATGAAGAACCCGCCCGCGCGCGCTCGTTCAGCGATGCGCCGCCGGGGCCGGCCCGCGCAGGGGTTCGATGCTGGTCGCCCGGCGCCAGAGCTGAAGCATGATCCAGGCCGCGAACAGGCTGAACAGGCCCATCAGGACGTGCCCGACCCGGTCGCCGAGATCGAAGATGCCCGCGATGGCCCAGCCCGCCGCGATGGCCACGGCGAACACCTCGGTGCCGACGAGGACCATCATGCTGATGATGGTGATGGCGTTGCGCCCGTTCACGAGATCCGCCCTCGAAAAGATTTCGGGCCCCGGACGAACCGTCCGGGACCCGCGCAGCTAGCCCACAGAGGCGGGGCGATGCAACCGACCGGATCGGCGCCGGCCCGCCGTCGAGGCCGCCACCCGGGCGGTCCCGGCCTCAGCGCGGCGCGCGCTTGGCCAGGATCCGCTGCAGGGTCCGGCGGTGCATGTTGAGGCGCCGGGCGGTCTCGCTGACGTTGCGGCTGCACAGCTCGTAGACGCGCTGGATGTGCTCCCAGCGGACCCGGTCGGCCGACATCGGGTTCTCGGGCGGGTCGGCCCGCTCGCCCGGCTGCGCCATCAGCGTGCCGTGGATCTCGTCGGCGTCGGCCGGCTTGGCGAGGTAGTCGAAGGCGCCGAGCTTCACCGCGGTGACCGCAGTGGCGATGTTGCCGTAGCCGGTGAGGATCACGCCGCGCGCTTCGGGGCGGCGCTCCTTGAGGCGGGCGATCACGTCGAGGCCGTTGCCGTCGCCGAGGCGCATGTCGATCACCGCGAAGGCGGGGGCGCGCGCCTCGACGGCCGAGACGCCGTCCGCGACGCTGTCGGCCACCTGCACGTGGTAGCCGCGGCTCTCCATGGCGCGGGCGAGGCGGGTCTGGAAGGGCTTGTCGTCGTCGACGATCAGCAGGCTGCGGTCGGAGAAGGCGGCCAGCGGATCGGCATCGTTGATCACGGCGGGGTCTGACGCCGCCGAGGTCCCGGGCTGCGTGAGCATCCGGCACTCCTTTCGGGTTTTCGTATTCGGGTTCTTGGTCTGTCCCTCATATAGGTACGGCGTCGCGCGGTGGCAGGGGGGCGCGGATACTGAGTTCCGGAGAATGTCGCGGCGCGGCGCCGCGCTCGAAGATGTGGCGGGCCCAGGAGACGCGCACGATCGCCCCGTGGGCGTCCGGCGCCGCGACGTTCATCAGGGCGAGCTGCGCCCCCGAGCGCTCGATCAGGGTCTTGGCGATGAACAGCCCGAGGCCGAGCCCGGCCCCCACGGTCCCGCCGGATTGCGGCCGGTCGTGGCTGCGGGTGGTGACGTAGGGCTCGCCCGCGCGCAGCAGCACCTCGCTGGAGAAGCCCGGCCCGTCGTCGCGGATCTCGATCCAGACCCGGTCGGGGGTCCAGCGCCCCTCCACGGTGACGCCGGCCTCGGCGAAGTCGACGGCGTTGTCGAGGATGTTGGCGAGCCCGAACATGACGCCCGGGTTGCGCCGGCAGGCCGGCTCCGGCCCCTCGCCGGCGCTGGTGACGGCGAGGGCGGCGCCGAGTGCCCGCTGCGGCGCCACCAGCTCCTCCACGAGGTGGCTGAACGTCACCGTCTCCAGGAAGCCGGCCCCGGCCCCGTCCCCGTCGAGGGAGGTCAGCTTGCCGAGGATGCCGCGGCAGCGGTCGACCTGCTCGCGCAGCAGGTTGAGATCCTCCGCCACCCCCGGGGAGGCGGTGGGGCCGAGCTGGCGGATCAGCTCCTTGGTCACCACCATGATCGTGCCCAGCGGCGTGCCCAATTCGTGGGCAGCCGCGGCCGCGAGCCCGTCGAGCTGCGACAGGTGCTGCTCGCGGGCGAGCACCAGCTCGGTGGCGGCGAGCGCCTGGGCGAGGAGCCGGGTCTCCTCGGCCACCCGCCACGCGTAGACGCCCGTGAAGGCGGTGCCGAGCAGGATCGCGGTCCAGACGCCGGAGACGTACAGGAACGGCAGCTCAATCCGCCCGTCCGCGAACCAGGGCAGGGGCCGGTGCACCAGGGCCAGCAGGGTCGCGAGGCCGACCGCCAGGAGGCCGAGCGCCAGCGTCCGCTCGGGCGGCAGGGCGGTGGCGGAGATCAGCACGGGGGCGAGGAACAGCAGCGAGAACGGGTTCTGGAGCCCGCCCGTGAGGAACAGCAGGGCGGCGAGCTGCACGATGTCGAAGGCGAGCAGCAGCGCGGCGGAATCGTCGCTGAGCCGGTAGCTCGCCGGGAAGCGGATCCGCAGGGCGAGGTTCAGCCAGGACGAGGTGGCGATCACCAGGAAGCACCAGCCGAAGGGCAGGGGTAGGCCGAGGCCGAACTGCGCCCCCACGACCGCCGCGCTCTGGCCCGTGATGGCGAGCCAGCGCAGGCGGACGAAGGTGTCGAGCCGCAGGTGTCGCGCGTCGCGACCGAGGCCGCTGAGATCGGTATCGGGCATAGGCTGTATCGGTCCGTCGCCGGACGGGCCCGCCGGCGCGGCGTCCCGCGGACTCCCTTCGCATGACGCGGCGGTGGGAATCCCGGCACGCCGACCCGGACACGTCGTCGCTGGCGGACGGTCGCCCGCGGACGTGGTCACAGGCAAGTCGCCGCAGCTCCGGGATGTTCCGCCCGCGTTCAGGGTGGAGCATTATCCTACCGATTCGGGTTGCAGAGGGTGAGGGCCGCGCGGCTCGATGCCCGCGGCCAGACCGAGACCGCGAGGTGACGATGCTGCTGGCCTATTCCCTGTACGAGGGCGCCCGCGCCCTGATGGCGCCCGCCCGCGTCGCCGCCGACCTCACCCGCTACGGCCTGCAGATGCCGGGCAATCCCCTGGCCTACGGACCCTATGCCCGCGCGGTCAGCGCCGGCTGCGAGATGTTCGAGCGCGTCACCCGCCAGTACGGCAAGCCCGCCTTCGGCTTCACCGAGACGGTGGTGGACGGCGCGGCGGTCCCGGTCACCGAGCGGGTGGTCTGGGAGCGGCCGTTCTGCCGCCTGATCGCCTTCGACCGCGCGTTCCAGGCCGCCCCCGCGGAGCCGCAGCCCAAGCTGCTGATCGTCGCGCCGATGTCGGGGCACTACGCCACGCTGCTGCGCGGCACCGTCGAGGCGATGCTGCCGAACCACCGGGTGTTCATCACCGACTGGACCGACGCCCGGATGGTGCCGCTCTTCGCGGGCCAGTTCGATCTCGACGACTACATCGACTACCTGCAGGAGATGTTCGCGGTCCTGGGGCCGGACCTGCACGTCATGGCAGTGTGCCAGCCGGCGGTGCCGGTCTTCGCCGCGGTGGCGCTGATGGAGGCGGCCGACGAGCCGGCCGTGCCGACCTCCATGACCCTGATGGGCGGCCCGATCGACACCCGCCGCTCGCCCACCGCGGTGAACTGCCTCGCGCAGGAGCGCGGCCAGAAGTGGTTCGAGCAGAACACGATCAGCCTCGTGCCGCCGATCTACCCAGGTGCGTGGCGCCGGGTCTATCCGGGCTTCCTGCAGCTGTCGGGCTTCATGGCGATGAACCTCGACCGCCACGTCACCGCCCATTCGGACATGTTCGACCATCTGGTGACGGGCGACGGCGACTCGGCCGAGAAGCACCGCGAATTCTACGACGAGTACCTCGCCGTGATGGACCTGACGGCCGAGTACTACCTCCAGACCGTGCAGACCGTGTTCGTCGACCACGCCCTGCCGACGGGGCAGATGACGCACCGCGGCACGCCGGTCGATCTCGGCGCCATCCGCCGCTGCGCGATCCTCGCGGTCGAGGGCGAGAACGACGACATCTCCGGCGTCGGCCAGACCAAGGCGGCCCTCGACCTGACGCCGAACCTTCCGGAGGCGCGCAAGGCCTACCATCTCCAGACCGGCGTCGGCCATTACGGCGTGTTCAACGGCTCGCGCTACCGGGCGGTGATCGCCCCCCGCATCGCGGCCTTCATCCGCGCCATGCAGGCGGTGCCGGGCGCGCGGGGCGGCCACCTGCGGCAGGTGGGCTGAGCCCGGACCCGGCACGACGCGCCCCCGCTTCCCCCGCGGGGAGGGGCGGAGCGAGGGGGGAGACGGCGCGCGATCGCGCCGG from Methylobacterium sp. NMS14P includes:
- the purQ gene encoding phosphoribosylformylglycinamidine synthase subunit PurQ — protein: MHAAVVVFPGSNRESDVVRALRRSGAQVSLVWHADHELPAGTDLAVLPGGFSYGDYLRCGAIAGRAAAMDAVRAHAARGGLVLGICNGFQILCESGLLPGVLMRNVDRRFICHRQTLRVERTDTRFTSAYTRGQVIDVCVAHGEGNYFADPETLARIEGEGRVAFRYCDATGAITVEANRNGSLNAIAGVLSETGNVLGMMPHPENFVEDLVGGTDGRGLFDSLAA
- the purS gene encoding phosphoribosylformylglycinamidine synthase subunit PurS encodes the protein MKARIIVTLKTGVLDPQGKAIEAALRSLSIEGVDGVRQGKVFDIEVSAVDSTAAEATLRAACEKLLANTVVENYAIEIL
- a CDS encoding ActR/PrrA/RegA family redox response regulator transcription factor — its product is MLTQPGTSAASDPAVINDADPLAAFSDRSLLIVDDDKPFQTRLARAMESRGYHVQVADSVADGVSAVEARAPAFAVIDMRLGDGNGLDVIARLKERRPEARGVILTGYGNIATAVTAVKLGAFDYLAKPADADEIHGTLMAQPGERADPPENPMSADRVRWEHIQRVYELCSRNVSETARRLNMHRRTLQRILAKRAPR
- a CDS encoding ActS/PrrB/RegB family redox-sensitive histidine kinase yields the protein MPDTDLSGLGRDARHLRLDTFVRLRWLAITGQSAAVVGAQFGLGLPLPFGWCFLVIATSSWLNLALRIRFPASYRLSDDSAALLLAFDIVQLAALLFLTGGLQNPFSLLFLAPVLISATALPPERTLALGLLAVGLATLLALVHRPLPWFADGRIELPFLYVSGVWTAILLGTAFTGVYAWRVAEETRLLAQALAATELVLAREQHLSQLDGLAAAAAHELGTPLGTIMVVTKELIRQLGPTASPGVAEDLNLLREQVDRCRGILGKLTSLDGDGAGAGFLETVTFSHLVEELVAPQRALGAALAVTSAGEGPEPACRRNPGVMFGLANILDNAVDFAEAGVTVEGRWTPDRVWIEIRDDGPGFSSEVLLRAGEPYVTTRSHDRPQSGGTVGAGLGLGLFIAKTLIERSGAQLALMNVAAPDAHGAIVRVSWARHIFERGAAPRHSPELSIRAPLPPRDAVPI
- a CDS encoding polyhydroxyalkanoate depolymerase — protein: MLLAYSLYEGARALMAPARVAADLTRYGLQMPGNPLAYGPYARAVSAGCEMFERVTRQYGKPAFGFTETVVDGAAVPVTERVVWERPFCRLIAFDRAFQAAPAEPQPKLLIVAPMSGHYATLLRGTVEAMLPNHRVFITDWTDARMVPLFAGQFDLDDYIDYLQEMFAVLGPDLHVMAVCQPAVPVFAAVALMEAADEPAVPTSMTLMGGPIDTRRSPTAVNCLAQERGQKWFEQNTISLVPPIYPGAWRRVYPGFLQLSGFMAMNLDRHVTAHSDMFDHLVTGDGDSAEKHREFYDEYLAVMDLTAEYYLQTVQTVFVDHALPTGQMTHRGTPVDLGAIRRCAILAVEGENDDISGVGQTKAALDLTPNLPEARKAYHLQTGVGHYGVFNGSRYRAVIAPRIAAFIRAMQAVPGARGGHLRQVG